In Mongoliitalea daihaiensis, one DNA window encodes the following:
- a CDS encoding site-specific DNA-methyltransferase, translating into MSKQNSNPQKLELTWIGKGDEPKLEPRILIENPEYSYGDPRTENMLIHGDNLLALKALEQEYAGKVKCVYIDPPYNTGNAFEQYDDGVEHSEWLRLISPRLKILRNLLATDGSIWISIDDDECHYLKVLCDEIFGRKNFVNNVIWEKKYSPQNDAKWLSDSHDHILVYAKNKEIWRPNLLPRGDQQNKYYKYNDNDGRGFWRSDNVLVKSFSKSGVFPIKNPNTGKEYWPPEGSCYRFNESTANKFLQENRFYFGKDGKGAPQLKRYLSEVKQGVTSKTIFFRDEVGDNQEAKKEVRAFNSKSVFATPKPEKLIERILFLGTKEGDIVLDSFLGSGTTAAVAHKMGRKWIGVELGEHAVTHCYPRMKQVVDGEQGGISKSVDWKGGGGFKFYTLAPSLLNQDKFGNWVINKEYNPDMLAAAMAKQEGFRYEPDPYTYWKQGVSSEKDFMFTTTQYITVEMLDRIHDEMQPDENLLICCKIFAPECEGRHANISVKKIPTVLLGKCEFGKDDYSFKIVNLPKEEGEEEEFLDPMEEITSKPTTSKSKPSDQPSLFD; encoded by the coding sequence ATGAGTAAACAAAACTCCAACCCCCAAAAACTCGAACTGACCTGGATTGGCAAGGGTGATGAACCCAAGCTGGAACCCCGTATCCTGATCGAAAATCCCGAGTACAGCTATGGGGACCCGCGTACCGAGAATATGCTGATCCATGGAGACAACCTCCTTGCGCTGAAAGCATTGGAACAGGAATATGCGGGTAAAGTAAAGTGTGTCTATATCGATCCTCCCTATAATACAGGGAATGCGTTTGAGCAATATGATGATGGGGTAGAACACAGTGAATGGTTACGCTTGATAAGCCCACGATTAAAGATTTTAAGAAACCTTCTGGCAACAGATGGTTCTATTTGGATTTCTATTGATGATGACGAATGTCATTATTTAAAGGTGCTCTGTGATGAAATTTTTGGAAGAAAGAATTTTGTAAATAACGTCATATGGGAAAAAAAATATTCTCCACAAAATGATGCCAAATGGTTATCTGATAGCCATGACCATATCTTAGTATATGCTAAAAATAAGGAAATATGGAGACCAAACCTACTACCTAGAGGTGATCAACAAAACAAATATTACAAATATAATGATAATGATGGCAGAGGTTTTTGGAGGTCAGATAATGTTTTAGTGAAATCATTTTCTAAATCAGGTGTTTTCCCTATCAAAAATCCCAATACAGGAAAAGAATACTGGCCACCCGAAGGAAGTTGTTATAGATTTAATGAATCAACTGCAAATAAATTTTTACAAGAAAATCGTTTTTACTTTGGAAAAGATGGTAAAGGAGCCCCTCAATTAAAAAGATATCTATCAGAGGTAAAGCAAGGTGTTACATCTAAAACAATATTTTTCAGGGATGAGGTTGGTGATAATCAAGAAGCTAAAAAAGAAGTTAGAGCATTTAATTCTAAAAGTGTTTTCGCCACTCCAAAGCCTGAAAAGCTTATTGAGCGGATCCTTTTTCTTGGAACCAAAGAAGGGGATATTGTGCTTGACTCCTTCCTTGGTTCCGGTACCACCGCAGCAGTTGCCCATAAGATGGGTAGAAAATGGATTGGGGTGGAATTGGGAGAGCATGCAGTGACGCATTGTTATCCAAGAATGAAGCAAGTGGTGGACGGAGAACAGGGAGGTATCAGCAAATCCGTGGACTGGAAGGGTGGAGGTGGCTTTAAATTTTATACCTTAGCTCCAAGCCTACTGAATCAGGATAAATTTGGTAATTGGGTGATCAATAAGGAATATAATCCCGATATGTTGGCAGCCGCCATGGCCAAGCAGGAAGGGTTCCGCTACGAGCCTGACCCATATACGTATTGGAAGCAGGGTGTGAGCTCGGAGAAAGACTTTATGTTTACTACCACACAGTATATCACGGTAGAAATGCTGGACCGGATCCACGACGAGATGCAGCCGGACGAAAACCTGTTGATCTGCTGCAAGATTTTTGCTCCCGAATGCGAAGGCAGGCATGCCAATATCTCCGTGAAAAAAATCCCGACGGTACTCTTGGGCAAATGCGAATTTGGTAAGGATGACTATTCCTTCAAAATCGTGAACCTCCCGAAAGAAGAAGGTGAAGAGGAAGAGTTTCTGGACCCTATGGAGGAAATCACCTCCAAACCGACGACAAGCAAGTCCAAGCCATCGGACCAGCCTTCTTTATTTGATTAA
- a CDS encoding AAA family ATPase, whose translation MIIRFVLDNIFSFGERKEFNTLPNTRLKTLESHTYGLGDIELLKLSALYGANGAGKSNLFKAIYLLQRLVLDQKIPFGLRESRFKFIENPNTPQLLAVEFVQEEKAYYYGIEFIGERIATEELYLSGLGKKCDTLIFERKTDSSKVTAMHFSPEFEHDEKSQLLKSVLLEDFVKPDEPVFKLLSNRDNKFLGDVKKAFQWFSDTLQIITPDSKPRALAHRIDIDKEFKSYAEDMMCSFNLGIQSLSTDKIRVEDFFGKDNENELNELVKKVEESPNKMFGLRSRRGDEIVLVKENEDIWVKILKISHMGKNDQVAKFDLDEESDGTVRLLDFVPAFRTVVSEPKVFLVDEIERSIHPLLIKELVRKFSHDPQTKGQLIFTTHESNLLDQELFRQDEIWFAEKNRDGVTDLYSLSDFKEHKTIDIRKGYLNGRYGSIPFLGNLKDLNWHDYVTEQEPTL comes from the coding sequence ATGATCATTCGCTTTGTTTTGGATAATATTTTTTCCTTTGGAGAAAGGAAAGAATTCAATACCCTTCCCAATACCCGATTAAAAACATTGGAAAGTCATACCTATGGATTGGGAGATATAGAGTTGTTGAAATTATCAGCTTTGTATGGGGCCAATGGTGCAGGCAAATCCAATCTTTTTAAGGCAATTTATTTATTGCAACGCTTGGTTTTGGATCAAAAAATCCCCTTTGGGTTAAGGGAGAGTAGATTCAAGTTTATAGAAAATCCCAATACTCCCCAATTGCTAGCAGTAGAATTTGTGCAAGAGGAAAAAGCCTATTACTACGGGATTGAATTCATTGGAGAACGGATCGCAACAGAAGAATTATATCTTTCAGGGTTGGGGAAAAAGTGTGATACACTGATTTTCGAGCGAAAAACAGATAGTTCAAAGGTAACAGCTATGCACTTCAGCCCGGAATTTGAGCACGATGAAAAAAGCCAATTGTTAAAATCTGTTTTATTGGAAGACTTTGTAAAACCAGATGAACCTGTATTTAAATTGCTTTCCAACAGGGATAATAAGTTTCTCGGGGATGTAAAGAAAGCCTTCCAATGGTTTTCTGACACCTTGCAGATCATCACCCCTGATTCCAAACCAAGAGCATTGGCACACCGCATCGATATAGACAAGGAATTCAAAAGCTATGCTGAGGACATGATGTGTTCCTTTAATTTGGGCATTCAATCCTTATCGACGGACAAGATTCGTGTGGAAGATTTCTTTGGCAAGGATAATGAAAACGAACTCAATGAACTTGTTAAAAAAGTTGAGGAGTCTCCCAATAAGATGTTTGGATTGAGAAGCAGAAGAGGAGATGAAATTGTCTTGGTCAAGGAAAATGAGGATATCTGGGTGAAAATCCTAAAAATATCCCATATGGGAAAAAATGATCAAGTTGCAAAATTTGATTTGGATGAAGAATCTGATGGCACTGTCAGGTTATTGGACTTTGTACCTGCCTTTAGAACAGTGGTATCAGAACCCAAGGTATTTTTGGTGGATGAAATCGAACGTAGTATTCATCCCCTTTTGATCAAAGAATTGGTGCGGAAGTTTTCACATGATCCTCAGACCAAAGGGCAGTTGATCTTTACTACCCATGAATCCAATTTATTGGATCAGGAACTGTTTCGACAGGATGAGATTTGGTTTGCAGAGAAAAACAGGGATGGAGTGACCGACCTGTATTCATTGAGCGATTTCAAGGAGCACAAAACCATTGATATCCGAAAAGGCTACCTCAATGGACGATACGGTTCCATACCGTTTTTAGGAAATCTCAAGGATTTAAATTGGCATGACTATGTTACTGAGCAGGAACCGACTCTTTGA